A section of the Malus sylvestris chromosome 17, drMalSylv7.2, whole genome shotgun sequence genome encodes:
- the LOC126612205 gene encoding LOW QUALITY PROTEIN: probable glycosyltransferase At3g07620 (The sequence of the model RefSeq protein was modified relative to this genomic sequence to represent the inferred CDS: inserted 1 base in 1 codon): MKQVYRRYQNAIVFAMASFAIVYMVVSLVXNGSKGTSQFPWLGTGVDMISDSTFRINYISSYKDATRMKALPDLGRGYIGDSVPQRDWQKGDENLKKLEAGLAAARALIGEAIKNLNHTTPLKDADYIPKGDIYRNAYAFHRSYLLMEKMFKIYVYEEGELPIFHNGPCKNIYSMEGLFLSFMETDTKFRTREPENAHVYFLPFSVVMIVEYLFHPIIRDKAVLERTVVDYVRIISNRYPYWNRSLGADHVMLSCHDWGPRATWYVKQLYFVAIRVLCNANTSEHFNPKKDASFPEINLETGEITGLIGGLHPSKRTILAFFAGRMHGRIRPFLFEHWKGKDRDLLVYEKLPEELSYHDMLKKSKYCICPSGHEVASPRIVEAIYADCVPVLISQHYVLPFSDVLNWDSFSVQVSVSEIPKLKEILMGIPEEQYRRMQERVKQVQRHFVVNNPPKRYDVFHMIIHSIWLRRLNVQI; encoded by the exons ATGAAGCAGGTTTACAGAAGATATCAAAATGCTATTGTGTTTGCTATGGCTTCCTTTGCTATAGTTTATATGGTTGTGAGTCTTG ACAATGGTTCGAAAGGAACGTCTCAATTTCCATGGTTGGGTACCGGCGTAGATATGATTTCTGATTCCACATTCAGAATCAACTATATTTCATCATACAAG GATGCAACAAGGATGAAGGCATTGCCTGATCTTGGAAGGGGATACATTGGCGATTCTGTTCCGCAAAGGGATTGGCAGAAGGGAGATGAAAACCTGAAGAAACTTGAAGCTGGTCTTGCTGCTGCTAGAGCATTGATTGGGGAAGCAATAAAAAATCTTAACCATACAACACCTCTTAAAGATGCAGATTATATACCAAAAGGCGATATTTACAGGAATGCGTATGCCTTTCACCG GAGCTACCTCTTAATggaaaaaatgtttaaaatatatGTCTACGAAGAGGGAGAGCTGCCTATATTTCATAACGGTCCTTGCAAAAACATTTACTCTATGGAGGGACTCTTCCTTAGCTTCATGGAAACTGATACCAAGTTCCGGACTCGAGAGCCTGAAAATGCTCACGTCTATTTTCTGCCATTCAGTGTTGTGATGATCGTCGAGTATTTGTTTCACCCGATTATTCGTGACAAAGCTGTTCTTGAGCGCACTGTGGTTGATTACGTTCGTATCATCTCTAATAGGTATCCATACTGGAACAGAAGCCTTGGAGCTGATCATGTCATGCTTTCTTGCCATGATTGG GGGCCAAGGGCTACATGGTATGTTAAACAACTGTACTTCGTTGCCATCCGTGTACTATGCAACGCCAATACATCCGAGCACTTTAACCCTAAGAAAGATGCATCATTTCCTGAAATCAATCTGGAAACTGGTGAAATAACAGGTCTAATTGGAGGCTTGCATCCGTCCAAACGTACAATCCTAGCATTTTTTGCAGGACGAATGCACGGTCGAATTAGGCCATTTCTTTTCGAGCATTGGAAAGGAAAAGACAGAGATTTACTGGTCTATGAAAAACTCCCTGAAGAGCTTTCATACCATGACATGCTGAAGAAAAGCAAGTATTGCATTTGCCCTAGTGGACATGAAGTTGCCAGCCCAAGAATTGTGGAGGCAATTTATGCAGATTGTGTTCCAGTTTTGATATCACAACACTATGTGCTGCCTTTCAGTGATGTGCTTAACTGGGACTCGTTTTCTGTTCAAGTTTCAGTGAGTGAAATTCCAAAACTTAAAGAAATCTTAATGGGAATACCTGAAGAGCAATATCGAAGAATGCAGGAAAGAGTGAAGCAGGTGCAAAGGCATTTTGTAGTGAATAATCCACCCAAGAGATATGATGTTTTCCATAtgattattcattcaatctggCTTAGAAGATTGAATGTACAGATTTAG